The genomic DNA AAATCATGTATGAAAACTGTGGCGCTTTTTATGTCCTGCTCTATGGGAATGTTTACAGATTACAGATTTGCTTTGCATTGTTGTTGCTAACAATTAACGAATTTCTTTACAGTTTCTATGAGTCATTGTGGTtaataatacaatattataAATCTGCTGCTCTTTCTTTGATCATAGTCAGTCAAACTACTAATTAAAAATCTGAAATTCTCACTTGCCTGGAACTGGAATTTCTCTTGTAAGTTTTGCCTacaataaatcaatttaaagGACAAATAACTTCTTTCAAAAAGGGTTTTAGTGATGGATTATATAAGTAAACAGAGAATCTTGGGGTCATCAAACTTTGtctgataaattaatttttgaaatacccCTGatggtttcttttcttttttatcaaaatgcccccccccccctcttaactattattacaaaaaataacttACCCCCAAAACAAGACTACTATTGCAAAAATATGtggtgtaattaaaaaataataaattaaaattagtgggaactgaatttttttatatctataaaagtaaatattgcaaaaaaataaaaataaatttagcatcTAAACCCAATATTATTTATATCCATTGGAAGATAATAACCTACCCAATCTTTATcgtttttaaaaacaataaattaaaaacagaGAGAGGTGGGAAATAGGTTCTGCAATAATGGGGAAAGTGGGAAGACAATTAGaaactaataaattaaaaaaggataattaaaaaacaagagaagataaaataaaaaataaatttcacactCACtctttactaaaaaataaatcttttctaaatttctttttctttttctaccaAATCTCAAGTAttcactctctctttttttttttatatctattcGGGTACAAGTTATATGTTTATTCATTCTTTGTGAAATATCTTTGTGTTTTctatgattcttttttaatattttctaatattatattatttttatattaaattataaaaatactattttcaaatattatttttacaactCAATATgaaaaaacataacataattatcacaatataatataataatattaaataaatttataaatttcattatttACGAGTCAAATTAATGAGTTGTACATTGTTGATAAAGGAAATAGAATGagataaaagagaaagaaagatgggaggGAGTTAATTTGGAGGGCATTTtgggttttttaaaaatattattagtagttaTACTTGGGCTAGCAGAAAAGtgaaataagtttaataaaatcaaataatcaatAGAAGCAAGcatatgttattttcaaaaaataagggTGTTGTCTACATTCTGAATAAACCTAGGTGGCGTCGCCTACAATTTACTCAAGATGAAAGCGACGAATCGGGGCGGGGCGTGATGATCCCAATCCGACCTGTGCCAATGCCGGGCGGGCGACCCGCTCAAGTAGCCAGCTTTAGCCAGAGAACCCTAGCAGTCGAATGGGCGAAGAAATTGCCGAAAAAGAATAGATAACAGTAACAGCAGTTCAATTCTAGTAGTACGATTGCAGAGTTTGCCGCTGTTGGCaatggcttcttcttcttcttcaccagtGTATCCAAGGCTACCACACATTCACTTCTGTAGCAGAAAACCTCTCTCCCTCTACTTCCTTTCCGTACCTTCGTCCATTCTCTCCTTCCCTTCGTACCGCTCTCAATTCCGTAATTGGGCCCTAAAAACTCGTTCCACCGGCGACAGCCGCGATGCGAATGCGACTACCGACTTGCTCAGGAAGCCGCTGGTGAAGGAGTCAGTGAAAGGTCGTTCTGGAGTATTTTAcgaagatgaggatgatgaGAGTGGGGGCAAAGGAGAGGGAGAAGGTTGGGTTGATTGGGAGGACCAAATTTTGGAGGATACTGTGCCCCTTGTTGGCTTTGTTCGCATGATTCTTCATTCCGGGAAGtaagttttctgttttttttttcctcagaTTAAAAGGCTTACCTGAATTGAACTGGATTCTGGGGCAAATATTTCTCCTATTATAGCTGAGAAACAGAGGATTGGCTTCTGAGGCAAAATGATACTTTTATGGTTGAAACTTTAAATTCCAACATTTATGAAACCATGCTAGTGGAATCCCCGGACCTCCTTTCTTAGGGGAGATCAGCAAATACATGTGTGTATTCCCGGAAAATGCATGGGAACAGTTCCGTTTCCATCAGATGTTCAATTGTGCGGTCAGTTGCTGACCCAATTGTATCACTGTTGTTCTTGTTAATATGTCTGATATCCATGTTAAAAGTTTCCATTTGAATTAGGATGAAACTGAAATTGCTTTATCATTGCAGGGAATTATATATGATTGGAACACTGGTTTGCATAATCTGGAATGTGCAATTGCTTTATCATTGCAGGATGTAAATGGATGCCAACATCCAACCTGAATTTCCTGTGGTGACCTAGTTTATGAAAGGTCACGAAATGGCCCATCATTGTGCCAATGTTCAATACCTGAGACATTATGAGACTTAAAGACTCTCTCACCTTAAGGAGTTTTAAGTCGGGAatggtatttttatttgtatttttgtgaTGGTTTTATGGAATTGGACTTGATTAATGTTTATAGGATTGATTATCTGTTTACTTATGAACTTCCTCTTCGTTCTTTCCtatttcttccccccccccccccccccccccatttcaTATGAATGCAACCCTCACACACACAACAAGCATTGAATATAACAATTCAGTCTAGGCTCTTCCTTTAGAATCCTAAGcgactttttttatttttctttctttcttttgtttattttcatttatcaattattttattttttttagttatgaTAAGATTGGGATGCTATTTGCTTTTTGTTGAATTACTTGTATTTTTCCTATAGATTTGGTTTTATGGATGCCAGATTGATCGATATAACTagtaaaaaaaacttttttgcAATATCTATGCCATATCTGTACCTAGTTTCCTCTCTAAGTTGTCATATCATGTCTTCATATCTGTGTTATACTGTTAGTATTCATATTTGCATCTGCATCCATGCTCCGTAGATTTTTTATTAGGGTGAGGAGACATTTGAGAAAGTTACTATCCTTTGTTAGACTTGTCAGGAAGAAACTACATGATTATCTTGACCACAGTGATGAGTGTGTGTGGGGTAATTGTTTACTCTTATCTTGGTTTGTTATGTTAAATCATTTGTCTTAGATTAGTTAAAAGGCTTGGGAGGATATTTGTCAGGGATGTGTTCGGTATTTCATTAGTTAGTTTTCTGTTAGGTTGGTTAGTATTGTAACGGTTTTATTGGGTTGTTATCTTGTAATATCCGCCCCTTatgtattataaatagggggtctCATTTGAGAGAATTGGTTTTTCCTATCTTGAGTGAGAAAGAGGTCGAGAATGTGTTGTGTGTGAGAGAAAAGTAGATTGCTTTGTAATCTCAAGATTCTGTATAGCCTGTGTGTGTATAGGGCTGTGGGAGATCAGAGCAGTGCGTGTAATCATCTGTTGTGATTTCAAGATAGTAGAGAAAGGCCAAAGGCAGTCTAGACGTAGGTTCTTCATTAGAAaaactgaaccaggataaaatcccAGCTTCGTATGTGTGTGTTCATCTGTTTCTAGattctgtttttcttctttagTGTGTGGAGAGTTTCCTATTGTTCGTGAGGATTGAGGGTTTGATTGTGTGAGGCGGAAAACTGGGATTACATGTTAAATAGCATCTACATATGACCTTATGGTTTAGggtatataaataattttgtcaagAAAGCNNNNNNNNNNNNNNNNNNNNNNNNNNNNNNNNNNNNNNNNNNNNNNNNNNNNNNNNNNNNNNNNNNNNNNNNNNNNNNNNNNNNNNNNNNNNNNNNNNNNTGTGCATTGGGGATCTGAGAGACATATTGAGGGGGTAAAATGGTAAAAATGATCTCAAAGCCAAAATGGTCATTTTACACCCCAAATGAGACTTGACCAAAATGTCCTAAATCCTTTAGGAAGACCTGAGAGGTGAATTGGACTTGATCAGAGGGCTAGAGTTGATTTAATGTGAGAGAAAGCATGATACTTGACCCCAAAAAACCAGGAATgatagaaaattttagagaacTGTTGACAATTTATAGTCAACTGTTTACAGCTTAGTGAAAAAGCTGACAGTTTATTGTCAAATCTGAGAAAAACACAGCCATTTGCGAATAATGTGTGAGCATAAATTTTCCCTAGTATAGAGGCTTACAAGGGAGCCTATTGGAGgttccaaaatatataaaatgccCCTAGtctagagagaattgagggagattGTGGGAAATCTGGGAAAATCTGCAAGAGATGCTCTGACGAGAGGCCATGTGTAGGAGAGCTCATTTGGGGGTAAAAGGCCAGGTTAGCTAACCTATACTATGTGGTCAGTGGCTGGTCTAAAAGCAAAAGAGTGAAGTTGAATCTTTTAGATTCTTTTTGATGACTTATGTGGCTGATATGTGTTTAACAGCTGAAATAAGCTGTTTTCCTGGGAGAACACCTGTACCAAGCTAgtaagagattattatataatatatataccagGTTGGACACTTGGCAGCAGCTAAGGCAAGGAGTAATAAGTGTAACAATGTGGTATAGTTGGAGAATAAGGAGCAAATGGGCCAAAACCACCATGATTCTTGCAGGGCTGTGTTGGCAGCCTGTGAAGCATAGAGAGAAGAATCCTAAAATTCCTGAAATAACTAAAACTATCTTACCTAATATGGTTACCACTTAAATTTTATCTCACAATCTATTGAAAGTCCCAATAAAACTAAAATGCATTTAGATAAAGACTAGcatatttctttgttttgattCCTATTTGTGGTGCCTAAGGCCCACCCCCCGGGCCAGTGTGATGTGGCCATACCAAGGGTGAGTGGGGGACCTGAACCTAGGGGGTGCAGCCAATGGGAAATGAAAGTGTGTGTATACTGTCATGCCATGAACTTTTTTTTGCTAAGTAAAACCATGCCATGTCTTTAATAAGATTATGTTCTCATGCTTTGCATTTTATCATGCTAGACCTCGTAAGCAAAGGGGGTGAAGACCAGCCTGGAGCTAGGTCAGGGAAGAAAGGCTGCATGATATCATGTATGTACTTTTGAAGCATGATGTAACATGTTAAGTGCTAATGTTGATGTACTAAAGCATGTTAAAGGTATGATGATGAAGTtatgtttgtttcattcttggTGCTGTCTTAATACCCATGAGTATGTTTAACAACAGACTTGAATGGACTTTGACTTCATGGAAATATAGTGCTGGTATTGGgaaataggagaagaagaatcAATTGAAGGGCGACTGGTAGGCAGGATAGTGGACTGAATCATTGACTACAAAAAGTAGAGGCTATGAAAGCTCAACTAGAGGAGGGAGCAGACAAACAGTCAATGTTGAGGTCAACCATCACCAGAAAGATTGACTGTTTATTGAGAAATTCGACTGTGGGACAGTTGTGACCACAAAAAATGGTGAGAGATCAACTGTGAGAGAAGAGTTGACCATGGACATTGACTGGAAGTTCTATGGGGATGAAATGAGAGGAGACACTCACTTTGGGAGCTTCCACACACATGGGATATGGGGTAAGTCTCATTCACCCAGTATTAATGACTCAACACACCTAACCTAGGCCAAGGAATACCCCGGGCCTCATGCCACAAGTTGGTTCATGGAATGTGGCAGGTCACAACCATGCTAACACATGTCAAACGTCAGGCAAATAGCATGCCTGGGAACAGGATGGAGCACTACATTGCTTGCTCTTCCATCCCCCTTTGAAATTTTGTACATTACAATTTATCAATTGTAAGGTTGTATGTACATGTACTTAGTAAGTTATAAGTTGTAACTATCTTCATTTGTAGACATTTTgagacaataaaaataatttcaggtattatttattatataaaattatttcaatgcattattataaattttgtactttaataagtttataatttttattttttattttgtaataaaaaattaaaaaatggtaGCCTAGTGGACCAGCCAAAAGGGCTCCCTCAAGCTGACCTGGCACCTCAGAGGGCCATGCATTGAAAGCTCATTTGAAATGTCAACACACGATGCAAGAACTATGCAAAAAATCAGCTAATATTATCCCATGGAAAGACCTGATGCCATGCAAAAAAGTTGACTAATGCTACCATAAATTCAGCTAACTTTATAGTTACCATCTCTTGTTAACAGAAAATCCATAATAGATTATTTTCGGAACATTAACTATTTCAAATAACATTCACACATCAAAAGCAAAAACCTAGCCAACATACCATAGCCTTGGATCATTAGGCATTTCAGAAAGCCGCATCTTAATGAGTTCCACAGCTGCAGCTTTTTTGTCTAGTAAGCTGTTGTTCAGCAGATTAAAACATGAACCACCACAAGCCACAATATAATGGTAAAACAGAACACAGAGGACAATTTTTAACATCATTGGCACCATCATACCGGTAGCAGTATATCAGACTATCCCACAACTCCAGATCCTCAAAAACTTTAACAGCCTCCCCTATCAAGCCACAACTCACTAAAAGCTCACCATATTCCCTAGAAACGAAAAGcacgaaaaaaaaataaaaatgggaaAGTCAATCCAAAGAAAGAAGATATAGCAAACAATAAGCTCCACAACTGGATTACtcaaaaagaaaactaaaatttttcaaagctGTAAAGCATGAAAGAAAATAGGTCCTCCAAGTTTCTTTTTAATGTCATTTTACCACACATGTGGCTTTTCAGAGGTTAGAATTGTGTAAGGCAGGAGAGACAGAATTTTACTTGCGGAGAGCTGGAATGGTAGGAATATAAGCTCCAAAACTATAATAAATCCTTTGTGCTACACTAGGAGAAGATTCATAGATACCCTGCACCTGGAATAATGCAAAACTTACATGAGATTCCATAAAAACATATTGTACTAGAAGCACGGAGAACTTCATGAGAGAGCTCAATTTGTACTGGAAACTACTATTTACAAGCTCAACAAGAAAATTCCACTTGACCAGCAAGTATTCTTCAGTATTAAGACAACAGTACTAACCTCAGTACTTTATCTATGTTTGATCCATGTGGGACATTCATATTACACGCAGAATATAGTATCTATATACTTATAGCTGACAGCTGAAAAACATGTGAGGGCGTGTGCAGAAAAAGATTTATTGCTAAGCCAGGCAATGGCAGGCAACTCCTTAATTAGATGGATTAGTAAGGACAGCCTCGCTAGGCACATAGAAagtaaatttacagtttatggAGATATGGACACATGGAGATGCAGAAATGTACACCTGAACTTGCTGGGAACAGAATAAGGGGAATCCAGGGTATACACTTTAAAGACATTAAGGTGTATCAAAAATGAAAGacaagaaagtaacaaaaaatgGAAGTGATTATTGAAGACTAAATATTGTTCACATTAGTTACACAATTATACATCAAACGATAGTTCATGGTTAGGGAAACATAAATAGCTCTAGTAGAAGACTCAACCTCAATTATCGACTAAGCAGTCCTTGACCCTAGATTACCAGTTAATCAGAtgcacatgaccaaaccatctaaACTAATTTTCACTTAATTTTGATGACCAGACCATTTAAATCCTGACCCTTGCAAAGCAGGGAGCCTTGTACACTGGAGACactcttttctcttttaatgATGTTTTAACTTccaataatttatttgtttcagAAATAGTTGTTTTCTTGTAATGCAACTCATCCATCTTAAAACCCTCATTTAAGTTTACTAACATTGTGTTATCAACTGTTCAAAACACAATATAAGCAACATACGAAAAATtgtgtcatgatcctagggtttagcctaggattggaatgaCAATCGGAAGGAGGTGATGAATAGAATGAAGAGCAGAATAtttgagagaaagaaatggacagaaatggggagAGAATGTAgtgagaattgagggagagaagtagagagaaatgagagggaaatttgggagaattgtagagagagaatcagttttcatttatcattttaatcatgtcctctcctcttacaatggggccTTTATATAGGCTTCATCTAACAAAATAACAGTatccatgtgctgtaacagcattacaaaatatctcttAACAACTTGCTAAGTCTATTACTATAATGACCTTCTATGGAATTTTGGGTCATGAGAATTCCCCTccccttgagagagttcttgtccccaagaacttcaACAATTGGTCACTGCTATTAACCAATCCCAACTTTCTCAATTCCTGTCATGCCTCTTGCCTTCTTTCCAAGACTAAGTGGGCGCAAGACTCTAGCAAAAGAAACTTTATCAAGTTCAAGTCCGATGCATCCAAGTTCTGCAATGGCTGTCCAATTACACTCAATTCCCCCATCCAACACGAGGAAGGTTGACATATCTACCTCCATAGCAACCTCTACTCTATTCCCATTCATTCCACAGCCATATTCTGTTGCAGAAATATCAACAGCAATATCCTGGAACTGCAGCAATGGGAAATTGCTGATTTGCCTTAGATACTTAGATGAGGCTTGCTTGTGAGCTTCAGAACTAGGTGCTGCCACAACCTCAATTCCAGCAATCGATTCCTCTGTCAATACAATAGACAGAAACATGAATTTCACCGCTAGAGCAAGAACCACTAGAGCAGCTGTAGTTCCATCCCTTATTGCCAAACTTTTGACTTCTTCAGTTATCTCTCTCAGCTTCCCACCAATTATCAGCTGTCCCTGAAATTCCTTACCCAATCCACACATCTTCACAACGTTAGAAGATGTTTCCACCGGAGATACATGCTTAATCATGCCATTTTCAGTGATAGTAAGGGACTCAATCTTCCTTGCCAACCAAAACCAGCCCTGATATTGCAGCTCAccaatcagaatttgaacaatTGCAACAACAGAAGACTCCTTTCCCAGAGCTGTTTCCTGATCATTGCTGTACATACCATACTTATCTTCTCCACTTTCCTCTTCCAGCATTTCAGTAGGTACTTCCTGaggtattatttcttcttctaacccCTCAATCACTGCAGCTGAATCACTCTCCGATTCTAGCAATTCCTTGGTGTCTCCTGTCATTTCCGACAACTGATTGAATGCCTCAAGCATCTCTTGTTTTGGACTTCCACTATTATCATCTGGATCATCCTCATTAACAACCTTATTTCCAAAGGAATCAGAGTACTCctttaattcttcttttatCCAAACACCTTGAGCCAAGCCCTCGAACTTTCTGTTGTTGCTGCCAGCACTATCTTGACAGCCACCATCCTTGTCGATTCCACCGAAAACAGTATCATTCTCCCACTCCACtccaaggaattcctccttgataaaacttccgtgataatcatcaaagtattctaTCGGAAAGTTGTAATCATACTTCTTAGATaatatcattgcaaactcttgcaacttctcgcggaacattcggccgaattccttgcactcttcatcaaACCCACTGTTGGTTCCATTTTTCAATTGCCCGATCCCCTTCTTATGttccttgttgctgccaactgaaaatgcagccttctttggctgccattgaagctccatCCCAGCTGAAAATGAAGTATTCATCTGCGgcaattgaggctccaatggtctCATATATGCACCCATGGCCGAATTTTCACCAACAACATACTTCAACGGCCAAGGAATGGGAATTCTATACATGCTTCTGGTTTGCCTTTCCACTTTGACCCAAGTTAGCCAAAAATTTACAGCCGAAATCTACCTCTTGTTTCCTCTGCTCACagcttagatttttttttattgaaatttccGCTTGCGGAATACCTCTTCACTGATTCGTTGATCAATCCCTTCGCCGGAGCCATGAATAAGTCGCCTTAAGCCTTACTCGCAGCTTCCAAAGTCACCAACGCTTCAACACTGACTTCCGTTTCTATAAACGCCTACCACAAAGCGTTCAGCTTCTGCTTTTCCTCCACAATCTGAACCGAGACTCCTCTGACTTGATTTGTCTCCTCTTCTCTTAAATTGAATTGACCCACAACCGAGGCTCAAGGATCTGCTAATGGAACTGGAATTTGCGACCGAGAGTCATGGCGGACTTGTCTTCAATATTCCAACTCAAATCTACTGCAATCACGAAGGCCAAGAATTAATCCTTTGCCGAGAGCCCACCCAGACTCACTAGAATGCTAGAACTCGCTGATTCCGTTGAAATTGTTGCTCGATCAATCCAAGTCCAATTCCTCCTTGCATTGGtcgccacccaatcaccgaccaaaAGCTCCAATTGTGAATCCTCCTGGCTTGCTCGCCTTCAATTCTGGACAAGATTGGAGTCTTAGTTGCGAGCCATCAGCCTCTTGTAGTGATCGCTCTCCACACAAGATTACAGCGGATTCAAGATTGCCCAAGCTCTGTGTGCGTTTGCTGAGATTCAATGACTACCCCCACTCGCTTCCACTTCGCGCCTTCCTTTCTTGCCAGAATCAGCTCCTTTGTCTCACCCAATCGTCTTTGACGGACTCCCACACCAATCGTAATGACTGGCCGAGGATGGTAAGGCTCTGCTCACGATTGCTACGGATTCACAATTGCCTCCCGCTGACTccttctcacccaatcaccgaccacagGCTGAAGGACCACCGCCCTCCTTGAGTTCGCCTTGATCGACAAGTCCTCGGGATCCAATTATGATCGTGGTAGGCTCCGATCGCACTACTGAAATGGTTCGACTTCGTCGCGGCTCTCCTTCAGATCCGAGTTGACACTCACCTGCTGCGCCTTCCAATTCTGAACTGAGGGGGCTTGCTGGCTTAGAGATTAACACCTTCCAACACCTAATCACCTTCCAGATCTCCAGAGTTGCTGGAACACCGCCCAGCCAAGTCGCCTCCAAATCACCAACGAAAATCACTTGCTCGTTGCTTCAGTCACTGGTTATGGGCTCGATTCTCTCTGggttaatttttctataatggTCGGAATCCCCTTCCGAACAAGGTGGGCAGCTCGCCTCACCTGAACGGTCAGAATTGCTTCTCGACCCAAAAATTGTAGCACCACCGTGCCTTTCGATCCAGCGGCCACACCCACAGAATTCCGAACGGAGTTCTTGATCAAAACTGCCATAGCCACACCTATAGGAAGCTTACCGGTCTAGGTCGTACTGGTCTGGGTCGTCGATATCCGTCTAGCCTTAATCAATAACGAAATTTGCCGAGgaacgatgctctgataccatttgtcatgatcctagggtttagcctaggattaGAATGACAATCGAAGGAGCTGATGAATAGAATGAAGAGCAGAAtatttgagaggaagaaatggacagaaatggggagAGAATGTAgcgagaattgagggagagaagtagagagaaatgagagggaaatttgggagaattgtagagagagaatcagttttcatttatcattttaatcatatcatctcctcttacaatggggcctttatataggcttcatctaacaaaataacaacattacaaaatatctcctaacaacttgctaagtctattactataatgaccttctatggaatcttgggtcatgacaaattGTTACCCCAAAATTTagcaaaaattatataaatagtgTAGAAATGGAAAGGAGCTAATTCCCTTTATTAGTGGGAATCATGTCCAATCTCTGGATTGATACCCCAAATCCCTTTTGTTGATTAATAGAGTTTATTGTAGGAATATTGTGTACATTCTATAAATTATTCTTTCCTAATATGTTGTATCCTTCCTCTATAAGAAGAGAGGAATCATTATCTCCCATTTACATAGTGAGAAATAGACTTTCTTCCTTTTTATCTCATTGAACATAAcccttctcctattttcttcacttcttaCAATAGAAAACACTTCATTCAGGGAAGACAGCTTTTCCCTACCAAGGATTTGAATCCTTACTTgatcaaattcattattaagACCTGCTAGAAACTCCACAACTCGATCCCTCTCAAAAATTCGGTTAAGAGTGACAACATCAGTGTTGCAcaccattttaatttcttggtATTGATCAAGTTCTAACCAAAGCTCATTCATCTTATTAAAATGTACAGTCTCAGTTAAAGAGGCTTGACGAGTATTGTTAATCTTTGTTTCAAAGTCAAAGATTACTGAGGCAATCTTGAACCTTAGAGTAGGTTTGCTTTGTGGTGtcccaaatttctttagcaTAAGCTAGAAACATATAGTTTTTACTAATCTCGGGTTGCATGGCATTTCATAGCCATGACTTGATGAGGGAGTCCTCTACGTCCTAGGCTGGAAAGGACGAATCAATAACCTTTGGTGTAGGAGAGGTGAGGTGTCCAAACTTCCCTCGACCTTTGAGTACAGTCCTCACTAGCTGTGCCCATTGTAGGTAGTTCCTACCATCCAAGCAATAGGAAAGATGCAACCCGATTAGCTCTCCAACTCTAGCACCGGTACTTGGACTAGCAATCTGGTCCACCGATAATGACTCTCTAGTTGTCATATTGGGTGTGACTTCTGAAACTTCTGACATGGTGAGTTATCGACTAGATAGAAATGAAGGCCTAAGGGATATAGCTAAAGAAAAATAGAGGCGAGAAGGGTAGAGGCGGGACTCTAAGAGACTGATTTGAAGGGAAGCAGTGATTGGTCTGAAGGGAAGCAGTGCCATCCAAACTAAGGGCGGCGTAGATGTGCAATGAAGGCATGGTTAGGGTTGAATGGGCccatgcaatgaaggcacaATTACGGTTAGGGTGCAAGGAGTGGCTCagataccatgtagaaaataCTTCTTTGCATAATTCTCAAAGAATGTACACAACCCTCTTTTATGGAGGGAGAATgaatacaagaaagaaaacaaagaagatacaaagaaaggaaagctaCATATTTACAAAGGAAAACAATATACACAAACATT from Diospyros lotus cultivar Yz01 chromosome 4, ASM1463336v1, whole genome shotgun sequence includes the following:
- the LOC127798835 gene encoding protein DCL, chloroplastic-like, giving the protein MASSSSSPVYPRLPHIHFCSRKPLSLYFLSVPSSILSFPSYRSQFRNWALKTRSTGDSRDANATTDLLRKPLVKESVKGRSGVFYEDEDDESGGKGEGEGWVDWEDQILEDTVPLVGFVRMILHSGKELYMIGTLVCIIWNVQLLYHCRM